GCCGTTACCGATGACATGAATTTTGGAGAGGCCTTTGATACCGCTCGGGAACAGTTGGGCGGAGGCGGTTTTTTCATGTGGAAAGGACAACCGTACAGCACCTATACCAAAGAAGAATGGGATTCCTTTAGCGACGACCAAAAAAAGGAGTTTTTTAAAGCTTTTAAAGAACAATCCGATTTTGAAAATGCCGAGGAAGAACCCAGTGATGTAGATACGGATGCCGACGTGGATGTAGAACCAGATGGGGCCGACGAAGACACGGGGGAAGAAGCAGACGAAGTGGAACCGGACACGGAACCAGAAGGAGTCCCCGATGAAGCGCCCGAAGAAGTGGAACCAGATACGGAACCAGAGGGAGCCCCCGATGAAGCACCCGAAGAAGTGGAACCGGACACGGAACCAGAGGGAGCCCCCGATGAAGCGCCGGAAGAAGTGGAACCGGGCACGGAGCCAGAAGGAACCCCAGATGCTGCGCCGGAAGAAGTGGAACCGGATACGGAACCAGAAGAAGCCCCCGATGAAGCGCCGGAAGAAGTGGAACCGGACCCGGAACCCGAGGACGTGGAACCGGATGTTGAAGATGTTGAGGATGTGGAAATAGATGATGAATTTGTGGAACTTGAGGAGCTGGGAACAGAAGATGAGATCATTGAAGGTCTAAATGACGGGGAGGCCTTTGAAGAAGAAGACAGCTTTGGAGAGGATTTGGATATCTAAAAAAATGGGAATGACTAGAAACACCATAGCTTTTGGCATACTGCTTTTAATACTCCTTCAAGTATCCTGCGCAACTTCCAATAAAGTGGTCCGCGCCGGAGACACTTTTGAAGTCGCCCTGGAACAAGAAGGAGAAGGAGGTTTTGAATGGACGTACAAACCCACCGAGGGCATAATAGCCATCGATACCTTTAAGACCGATGTTGAGCTCCCCAGTGGTTTTTCAGCATATACAAAACACTTCAAATTTCGAGGTGAGAAGAAAGGAAAGTATGCACTAAAGTTTGTGAAGATCAGAAGTTTTCAACCAGAATTGATCCTTGACGGGAATGTCAAGGAAATTGTTGTGAGAATTAAAAAAAGTAAAAAATGAAAGTCAATACAATACATATCAAAAACCTCTTTCTAATAGGATTGCTATTATCCACTACTTCACTCCTTTCACAGGCCATGGGACTCATTCCCGCAACAGATGAGGAAAGGGCACAGATGGATAAGGATTTCAAGGAATATATTGGAAATGGGG
The sequence above is a segment of the Muricauda sp. SCSIO 64092 genome. Coding sequences within it:
- a CDS encoding glycine zipper family protein, which produces MISSSVPSSSSSTNSSSISTSSTSSTSGSTSSGSGSGSTSSGASSGASSGSVSGSTSSGAASGVPSGSVPGSTSSGASSGAPSGSVSGSTSSGASSGAPSGSVSGSTSSGASSGTPSGSVSGSTSSASSPVSSSAPSGSTSTSASVSTSLGSSSAFSKSDCSLKALKNSFFWSSLKESHSSLV
- a CDS encoding protease inhibitor I42 family protein — translated: MTRNTIAFGILLLILLQVSCATSNKVVRAGDTFEVALEQEGEGGFEWTYKPTEGIIAIDTFKTDVELPSGFSAYTKHFKFRGEKKGKYALKFVKIRSFQPELILDGNVKEIVVRIKKSKK